Proteins encoded together in one Candidatus Bathyarchaeota archaeon window:
- a CDS encoding extracellular solute-binding protein, with the protein MAAIGLGAALAIGGGSYYYYSTRKGRGAAETEKPSTLRVRAWGGGWAEGLKEGVIEPFTEKYGIKVELDYTEDNVLQAKLREIIPAGGEPPVDVNWTTTTNAMREALWGFASPIMEEDLTHLDELHEAAYPERIEGIEGLPFINVYSYTYSLAYDTEKVPEKPKSWRILWEPEYRRSVAMYDDGIGFFAVLAKLSGAKIPDDMEPAWKLLRELKPNIAFVGEDPDLTQGFVERQVALECTIPTNALEAKRAGAPVAWTVPEEGVTMENDAMYVPRNLPRNRDYWAKKFIDMAISPEGQSKWCEYLGCPPVNRNAEIPEYMEDDPAFPTSKEDYEKMLIIPYRILVEHEKDWFAKFEEIMG; encoded by the coding sequence GTAGGGGAGCGGCGGAGACGGAGAAGCCCTCAACCCTCAGGGTTAGAGCCTGGGGAGGGGGATGGGCTGAGGGATTAAAGGAGGGGGTCATAGAGCCCTTCACAGAGAAGTACGGGATAAAGGTTGAACTGGACTACACGGAGGACAACGTGCTACAAGCCAAGCTGAGGGAGATAATACCCGCGGGGGGAGAACCACCAGTCGACGTGAACTGGACTACGACCACGAACGCCATGAGGGAGGCCCTATGGGGGTTCGCCTCCCCCATCATGGAGGAGGACCTAACCCATCTAGACGAGCTGCATGAGGCGGCTTACCCCGAGAGGATAGAGGGGATAGAAGGCCTCCCCTTCATAAACGTCTACTCCTACACGTATTCCCTCGCCTACGACACCGAGAAGGTCCCTGAGAAGCCTAAATCCTGGAGGATACTATGGGAACCGGAGTATAGGAGGTCCGTAGCCATGTATGATGATGGAATAGGCTTCTTCGCGGTGCTGGCTAAGCTGAGCGGGGCTAAAATACCCGATGACATGGAGCCGGCTTGGAAGCTCCTAAGGGAATTGAAGCCCAACATAGCCTTCGTGGGGGAGGACCCGGACCTAACACAGGGGTTCGTGGAGAGGCAAGTAGCCCTCGAATGCACGATACCAACTAATGCCCTGGAGGCCAAGAGGGCTGGAGCACCCGTGGCCTGGACGGTTCCGGAGGAGGGGGTGACAATGGAGAACGACGCCATGTACGTCCCCAGAAACCTCCCCAGGAACAGGGACTACTGGGCTAAGAAGTTCATAGACATGGCTATATCCCCTGAGGGCCAGTCAAAGTGGTGCGAATACCTGGGCTGCCCGCCCGTGAACAGGAATGCGGAGATACCTGAATACATGGAGGATGATCCCGCGTTCCCGACCTCAAAGGAAGACTACGAGAAGATGCTCATAATCCCGTACAGGATCCTGGTGGAACACGAGAAGGACTGGTTCGCTAAATTCGAAGAGATCATGGGATGA
- a CDS encoding ABC transporter permease: MEKLKWILIDGLIHLKRGIPGRLRRDPGPLLVLPSMISVGFLAIGLAYLTSYSLFRFHPSKLIIYELTLENYSKILCNPSYLRVFARTIWISLSASTAAVTLGFFYAYLTVKVESPLARKLLLISLFIPFFSGDVIRVYGWLIIFGKNGLVSRLTQSLMGRSVDLIYTETAVLIGLTQVMIPVAVLMTAPALTFVKRELEYAAQNLGADELKTLRYVVLPLCRPGLIAAFLTTLTLSMTAYAEPDILGGGKTNFVANLMYTFMFNAADYPTSAALGVLLTSMISAVVFMFLKWSGLGTLMYTRRG; the protein is encoded by the coding sequence ATGGAGAAGCTTAAGTGGATCCTCATAGACGGCCTCATCCACCTTAAAAGGGGTATACCGGGTAGGCTGAGGAGGGATCCGGGCCCCCTCCTGGTACTCCCCTCGATGATATCCGTGGGATTCCTCGCAATAGGCCTAGCCTATCTAACCTCTTACAGCCTCTTCAGGTTCCATCCATCAAAGCTCATAATCTACGAGTTGACATTGGAAAACTATTCGAAGATACTATGCAACCCCTCCTATCTAAGGGTATTCGCCAGAACCATCTGGATAAGCCTATCGGCGAGCACCGCGGCCGTGACCCTGGGGTTCTTCTACGCCTACCTCACAGTGAAGGTTGAATCACCCCTAGCGAGGAAGCTACTATTAATATCTCTTTTCATACCCTTCTTCTCAGGGGATGTCATAAGGGTCTATGGATGGCTTATAATCTTCGGGAAGAACGGCCTCGTCTCAAGGCTGACCCAATCCCTCATGGGGAGGAGTGTGGACCTGATATATACCGAGACGGCCGTCTTAATAGGTTTAACCCAGGTGATGATCCCAGTAGCAGTGCTCATGACGGCCCCAGCCCTGACCTTCGTTAAAAGGGAGCTGGAGTACGCAGCCCAGAACCTGGGGGCTGACGAGTTGAAAACCCTGAGGTACGTGGTGTTACCCCTCTGCAGGCCCGGCCTCATAGCGGCCTTCCTAACCACGTTAACACTCTCCATGACGGCGTACGCGGAACCCGACATACTTGGAGGGGGTAAGACGAACTTCGTAGCCAACCTAATGTATACTTTCATGTTTAACGCCGCCGACTACCCCACCTCAGCAGCCCTCGGGGTACTATTAACCTCCATGATATCCGCGGTGGTGTTCATGTTCCTGAAATGGTCAGGCCTAGGAACCCTAATGTACACGCGGAGGGGTTAG
- a CDS encoding ABC transporter permease, with protein sequence MVRPRNPNVHAEGLEPGLNKLSPILAAVGAFTLILLALPTIIVVSTSFTETRMVAFPPRGFTLKWYLELLSTEWFIKTFMNSLYAAAICTALSIPVGVAAALALNKYRVRGSNGIQIYLLLPFTVPLIVSGISLLFIYVRLGWLGRIAPIGFALMVINIPFMIWSVSASVNSLDPNLEYAAQNLGAEEVQTFLYVTVPSLLPGIISGALLMFILGLTEFITSMILVTLSNMTLPVALYNSIKTYLTPMLSSASTIYIIIAVFTVWLVDRIIGLEEYMKII encoded by the coding sequence ATGGTCAGGCCTAGGAACCCTAATGTACACGCGGAGGGGTTAGAGCCGGGGTTGAATAAGTTATCTCCCATCCTAGCAGCGGTTGGAGCGTTCACCCTCATACTCCTGGCTCTACCGACCATCATAGTGGTCTCAACTTCCTTCACGGAGACTAGGATGGTGGCCTTCCCACCCAGGGGATTCACCCTTAAATGGTACCTGGAGCTGTTATCCACGGAATGGTTCATCAAGACGTTCATGAACAGCCTCTACGCGGCCGCCATATGCACAGCCCTATCCATACCGGTTGGGGTTGCCGCCGCCTTGGCTTTGAACAAGTACAGGGTTAGAGGATCGAACGGGATCCAGATATACCTGCTGCTCCCCTTCACGGTCCCGTTAATAGTCTCGGGCATAAGCCTCCTATTCATATATGTGAGGCTGGGATGGCTTGGGAGGATAGCCCCCATAGGATTCGCGTTGATGGTCATCAATATACCCTTCATGATCTGGAGCGTAAGCGCATCGGTGAACTCGCTGGATCCAAACCTGGAGTACGCGGCTCAGAACCTGGGGGCGGAGGAGGTTCAAACGTTCCTCTACGTGACTGTTCCATCGCTCCTCCCAGGGATAATCTCCGGAGCCCTACTCATGTTCATCCTAGGCCTCACCGAGTTCATAACGAGCATGATCCTAGTGACCCTTTCAAACATGACCCTGCCCGTAGCCCTCTACAACTCAATAAAGACTTATCTGACCCCGATGCTCTCATCAGCTTCAACCATTTACATCATAATAGCCGTGTTTACGGTCTGGCTTGTAGATAGAATAATAGGCCTAGAGGAGTACATGAAAATAATATAA
- the hisD gene encoding histidinol dehydrogenase, with protein MRIIHTSDLSPRDKAKLMMRSQAVILEYVDKVRHIVEDVRERGDEAIVKHVEKLDGVKLSLDRLEVSDEDFKRAEEKISPSLLRAMKHAIENLRRFHREQLPKKMWFTEVEEGIHVGLQASPLARVGLYIPAGKGKFPSVVPMLGVPAKVAGVKEVILCTPPVDGFGDPATLVAAKLLGIDRVFRVGGVPAIAAMAFGTQTIPRVDKIVGPGGPYVSAAKILVRDHVALGTPAGPSEVMVLADESADPRIAAAEILSETEHGPDSPGILVTTSRRVAEEVSREIEALLPLIPEWRRGFAVEALGKYGAIIVCKDMEEAIEFINEYSPEHLLILTADPLGICVRVRSAGAVFLGPYSSVSAGCYLTGSNAILPTGGSGKAYSATTVYDFLRFQCVEFVDVKGLKHVLEDLEVYADYEGFPAHKLAARIRFP; from the coding sequence TTGAGGATAATTCATACATCCGATCTAAGCCCTCGGGACAAGGCTAAGCTGATGATGAGATCCCAGGCTGTCATCCTAGAATACGTCGACAAGGTTAGGCATATAGTAGAGGACGTAAGGGAACGCGGGGATGAAGCCATAGTTAAGCATGTTGAAAAGCTGGATGGAGTGAAGCTTAGCCTAGATAGGCTCGAAGTCTCAGATGAGGACTTCAAAAGGGCTGAGGAGAAGATAAGCCCAAGCCTGTTAAGGGCGATGAAGCACGCCATAGAGAACTTAAGGAGGTTCCATAGGGAGCAGTTGCCTAAGAAGATGTGGTTCACCGAGGTTGAAGAAGGGATCCATGTAGGCCTCCAAGCCTCGCCTTTGGCTAGGGTAGGACTTTACATCCCAGCTGGTAAGGGGAAGTTCCCCTCCGTCGTACCCATGCTGGGTGTGCCTGCGAAGGTTGCAGGCGTCAAGGAGGTCATCCTATGTACCCCTCCAGTCGATGGATTTGGGGATCCGGCCACCCTAGTAGCGGCTAAGCTCTTAGGTATAGATAGGGTCTTCAGGGTGGGGGGCGTACCCGCCATAGCTGCGATGGCGTTCGGCACCCAGACCATACCCAGGGTCGATAAGATAGTGGGCCCCGGCGGACCATACGTGTCAGCGGCTAAAATACTCGTCAGGGATCACGTAGCACTCGGCACGCCAGCGGGTCCAAGCGAGGTCATGGTCCTAGCTGATGAATCAGCTGATCCCAGGATAGCAGCAGCCGAGATACTCTCAGAGACGGAGCACGGCCCAGACTCACCTGGAATCTTGGTCACAACCTCCAGGAGAGTTGCAGAGGAGGTTAGCCGGGAGATCGAAGCTCTTCTACCCTTAATCCCTGAGTGGCGGAGAGGCTTCGCCGTTGAGGCTTTAGGGAAGTATGGGGCCATCATCGTATGCAAAGATATGGAGGAGGCGATAGAATTCATAAATGAATACTCCCCTGAACATCTACTAATCCTCACGGCTGACCCGTTGGGCATCTGCGTGAGGGTCAGGAGTGCGGGGGCTGTCTTCCTCGGACCCTACTCCTCCGTCTCGGCTGGCTGCTATCTCACGGGTTCAAACGCCATACTGCCCACAGGCGGGTCCGGAAAGGCCTACTCCGCCACTACCGTGTATGATTTCCTGAGGTTCCAATGCGTGGAATTCGTGGATGTGAAGGGGCTTAAACACGTCCTGGAGGATTTAGAGGTCTACGCTGATTATGAGGGGTTTCCAGCTCATAAGCTCGCCGCTAGGATCAGGTTCCCCTAA
- the hisD gene encoding histidinol dehydrogenase — translation MPVIPIYRLDEIPEAKLEQLKRRSLMEISEISDKVMEIIDQVRRRGDEALKEYTLRFDGAEIKDLKVKDEEFERAKERLPSKVRGFLIHAARNIRRFHEAQRPCSSWFMEVDDGVILGQIATPIHSVGLYVPGGRGSFPSTALMAVIPAQVAGVEEIHICTPPKPDGEVDDATLVAADMLGVRNVYKVGGAQAIAAMAFGTQTIPRVDKIVGPGGIWIAAAKKLASIYSNVEIEFIAGPSENLILADESADPIYVAADLLIEPEHGSDSAGIVVTTSMRLAEEVQREVEKLIGELPDQPIPRRRFAVEALGKYGAIIVCKDMDEAISFVNEYSVEHLEIIAEDPFHILKRVRNAGSIYLGEYSPSSVGCYAAGVNHILPTGQGARVHSSLSVDHFMKKTDFTFLDRKGLRSLRETVTGLAEYEGFPQHGKAVELRFRGT, via the coding sequence TTGCCTGTAATCCCCATATATAGGCTCGATGAGATCCCGGAGGCTAAGCTGGAACAGCTGAAGAGGAGATCCCTAATGGAGATCTCCGAGATCTCGGATAAAGTAATGGAGATAATAGACCAGGTTAGGAGGCGGGGAGACGAAGCGTTAAAGGAGTATACTCTAAGGTTCGATGGAGCGGAAATAAAGGATCTAAAGGTGAAGGATGAGGAGTTTGAGAGGGCTAAGGAAAGGCTCCCATCCAAGGTGAGAGGATTCCTAATACACGCCGCAAGAAACATAAGGAGGTTTCATGAGGCCCAAAGGCCGTGCAGCTCATGGTTCATGGAGGTGGACGATGGCGTGATCCTTGGACAGATAGCCACCCCCATCCACTCCGTGGGCCTATACGTACCTGGGGGGAGGGGATCATTCCCCTCCACAGCCTTAATGGCCGTCATCCCCGCCCAAGTGGCAGGGGTGGAGGAGATCCATATATGTACTCCTCCAAAGCCTGACGGAGAGGTGGACGACGCAACCCTAGTCGCCGCCGATATGCTGGGGGTCAGAAACGTATACAAGGTTGGAGGGGCCCAAGCCATAGCTGCGATGGCGTTCGGCACCCAGACCATACCCAGGGTCGATAAGATAGTGGGCCCCGGCGGAATATGGATAGCCGCGGCTAAGAAACTCGCCTCCATATATTCGAACGTGGAGATAGAGTTCATAGCGGGCCCAAGCGAAAACCTGATCTTAGCCGATGAATCAGCAGATCCAATCTACGTGGCTGCGGATCTACTTATAGAGCCCGAGCACGGCTCGGACTCAGCTGGAATCGTAGTTACAACCTCCATGCGGCTGGCCGAGGAGGTTCAAAGGGAGGTGGAGAAGCTCATCGGAGAACTCCCAGACCAGCCCATCCCCAGACGCCGCTTCGCCGTTGAGGCTTTAGGGAAGTATGGGGCCATCATCGTATGCAAAGATATGGACGAAGCCATAAGCTTCGTAAACGAATATTCCGTGGAGCATTTAGAGATAATCGCTGAGGATCCCTTCCACATCCTGAAGAGGGTCAGGAATGCGGGAAGCATATATTTAGGTGAGTACTCCCCCTCGAGCGTGGGATGCTACGCAGCCGGGGTTAACCATATTCTCCCCACGGGCCAGGGGGCTAGAGTTCACTCCTCGCTCTCCGTGGATCACTTCATGAAGAAGACCGACTTCACGTTCCTAGACCGTAAGGGGCTTCGATCGCTCAGGGAAACGGTCACCGGGCTCGCGGAGTATGAGGGCTTCCCCCAGCACGGGAAGGCCGTGGAATTAAGGTTTAGGGGAACCTGA
- a CDS encoding aldose 1-epimerase family protein, whose translation MVRLFGVDYDRRELYRRVGDLSQLGGVKYYELRDGNQKGVEALDFGTGSGLRFTVLPGRGMDISHAEYKGIPLCWRSPTGDVAPCFYEPEGLGWLRSFYGGLLVTCGLTNAGAPSEDEGLALGLHGRISNIPARGVAFGDRWKGDECILWARGIVREASVFGENLSLERLIEARLGGKSIHITDKVENLSFSKTPHMILYHVNIGFPVVDRGSMLIAPVLDVKPRDKEAEEGAEEYNRFSDPIPGFKEKVYYLAMKGDRDGYVYAAIVNREFMDGEGIGVYVKYKRSQLDYFVEWKMMGEGVYVVGMEPANCKVEGRAKMREEGTLKFLDPGEARIYELEIGVLASNSEIASMERLINGILEES comes from the coding sequence TTGGTCAGGTTGTTTGGCGTAGATTATGATAGAAGGGAGCTTTATAGGAGGGTGGGGGATCTCAGCCAGTTAGGCGGCGTTAAATATTATGAGTTAAGGGATGGGAACCAGAAAGGGGTTGAGGCCCTCGACTTCGGAACCGGTAGTGGATTAAGATTCACGGTTCTGCCTGGGAGGGGCATGGATATATCCCATGCCGAGTATAAGGGTATACCCTTATGCTGGAGATCCCCTACGGGGGATGTGGCACCATGCTTCTATGAACCTGAGGGTCTTGGATGGCTGAGAAGCTTTTATGGAGGCCTCCTGGTTACATGCGGGTTGACGAACGCGGGAGCTCCATCCGAGGATGAAGGCTTGGCCCTGGGATTGCATGGAAGGATCTCCAACATACCTGCGAGGGGCGTCGCCTTTGGTGATAGATGGAAAGGTGACGAGTGTATCCTGTGGGCTAGGGGGATCGTCAGGGAGGCTTCGGTCTTCGGGGAAAACCTCTCCCTTGAACGTTTAATAGAGGCGAGGCTCGGCGGTAAGAGCATACATATCACCGATAAGGTGGAGAATCTAAGCTTCTCGAAGACCCCCCATATGATACTCTACCATGTAAACATAGGCTTCCCGGTAGTAGATAGGGGTTCAATGCTTATCGCTCCAGTATTGGATGTGAAGCCTAGGGATAAAGAGGCTGAGGAGGGGGCTGAAGAGTACAATAGGTTCAGCGATCCAATCCCAGGGTTTAAAGAGAAGGTATACTACCTCGCCATGAAGGGGGATAGGGATGGATACGTCTACGCCGCGATAGTGAACAGGGAATTCATGGATGGGGAAGGGATAGGGGTCTACGTGAAATATAAGAGGTCGCAGCTGGACTATTTCGTAGAGTGGAAGATGATGGGTGAGGGCGTATACGTGGTTGGAATGGAGCCTGCAAACTGCAAGGTGGAGGGGAGGGCTAAGATGCGTGAGGAGGGAACCCTTAAATTCCTGGATCCGGGGGAGGCGAGGATCTATGAACTTGAAATAGGTGTGCTGGCCTCCAACTCGGAGATAGCCTCCATGGAGAGGCTAATCAACGGGATACTCGAGGAGAGCTAA
- a CDS encoding type II toxin-antitoxin system VapC family toxin: protein MNAKHIYLDSSAIVKRYVKEVGSEAVDVVFDNAEMGKIKISFSIWNIGEVLGVFDRYSRGGLLAEEDLRRIILYFLSETIKLSKLGGLHVMPITHGHLIDSWLMVLKHHIYVSDALQVASSKGKCDVLLSGDERLVKIARLEGVDAVNIEKSPDEAVNSTQ, encoded by the coding sequence ATGAACGCGAAACACATCTACTTAGATTCCAGCGCGATAGTTAAAAGATATGTAAAGGAAGTTGGAAGCGAAGCCGTAGATGTGGTATTCGATAATGCTGAAATGGGGAAGATTAAGATCTCCTTCTCCATATGGAACATAGGTGAGGTCCTCGGAGTATTTGATAGGTATAGCAGGGGGGGACTCTTAGCTGAGGAGGATTTAAGGAGAATAATACTGTACTTCCTATCCGAAACTATTAAATTATCTAAACTTGGAGGGCTTCACGTGATGCCCATAACTCATGGTCATCTGATAGACTCCTGGCTGATGGTTTTAAAACATCATATTTACGTTTCAGATGCATTACAAGTTGCTTCATCAAAAGGAAAGTGCGACGTTCTGTTAAGTGGGGATGAGAGGCTTGTTAAAATAGCTCGGTTAGAAGGGGTAGATGCCGTTAATATTGAAAAATCGCCGGATGAGGCAGTAAACTCAACGCAGTAA
- a CDS encoding FAD-binding oxidoreductase translates to MEEIFATVANYNGEEAKRVEGEMIKHAYRSYLMDESKLEGHASTLYFPKTELQISDFLKEMDRKGIPVTISGGRTGIVGGAVPFGGAVIILEGMNRITGLRKEDDFWAVRVQPGITLKEFREAVEDGKIKNYLDKSFNDWKALEEFLTEYRYYFYPPDPTEETATIGGTVATDASGARSYKYGSTRRYVRKLRIVLADGSVLAIERGVYRADHKFKIYGAGAGGYKRELTIAGLNIKGVKNVAGYFLEEGMDFIDLFIGSEGTLGVISEVELQLKRRPGKFASLLAFLNSEENALLFSSRLSQYQNIVSIEFFDNRSLLLLRKDENFPRNISVSPSTAAILTDFHYRNEEELEEMVERFGEDLEQYNLDLENTCLGVDKNEVERLHSIRRKLPQKINEEFARRKLEIPSLHKIGTDTAVPRSNIVHLLKSYRSLLLRSNLEHLIFGHIGEGHVHVNILPKKVNELNLARRVALELAKIAVMMNGSVSGEHGIGKLKRNLLKVMYDESQIRIMREIKKTMDPNLILSPGNIFPTDESDGYYF, encoded by the coding sequence ATGGAGGAAATATTCGCAACCGTTGCAAACTATAACGGCGAGGAGGCCAAGAGGGTCGAGGGAGAGATGATTAAACATGCCTATCGAAGCTATTTGATGGACGAGTCAAAGCTTGAGGGCCATGCGAGTACCCTATATTTCCCCAAAACGGAGCTTCAAATATCCGATTTCCTGAAAGAGATGGATCGTAAGGGAATCCCTGTAACGATTTCTGGTGGAAGAACTGGGATAGTCGGAGGGGCCGTACCATTCGGTGGAGCTGTAATAATCCTTGAGGGGATGAACAGGATAACCGGCTTAAGAAAAGAAGATGACTTTTGGGCGGTTAGAGTCCAACCAGGTATTACACTAAAGGAGTTCAGGGAAGCCGTGGAGGATGGGAAGATAAAGAATTATTTAGACAAGTCATTTAATGATTGGAAGGCTTTAGAAGAATTCCTTACAGAGTATAGGTATTATTTCTATCCTCCTGATCCGACAGAGGAAACGGCGACCATTGGGGGCACTGTGGCTACAGATGCTTCAGGCGCCAGAAGCTACAAATACGGATCGACCCGGAGGTACGTTAGAAAGCTCAGAATAGTATTAGCTGACGGATCTGTTTTGGCCATCGAGAGGGGGGTTTATAGGGCTGATCATAAATTTAAAATCTATGGTGCTGGAGCAGGAGGTTATAAAAGAGAGTTAACCATAGCCGGCTTAAACATTAAAGGAGTGAAAAATGTAGCGGGCTATTTCTTGGAAGAAGGAATGGACTTCATAGACCTTTTTATAGGCTCTGAAGGGACTCTAGGGGTGATCTCCGAGGTGGAGCTTCAACTTAAGAGGAGGCCTGGAAAATTCGCATCCCTCCTCGCCTTTCTCAACTCCGAAGAAAACGCTTTATTGTTCTCATCGCGCTTAAGCCAGTATCAAAATATAGTTTCCATAGAGTTTTTTGACAACCGTTCGCTTCTACTACTTAGGAAGGATGAGAATTTCCCAAGGAACATCTCGGTCTCTCCCTCTACGGCAGCTATCTTGACGGACTTCCACTATAGGAATGAAGAGGAGTTGGAGGAGATGGTGGAAAGATTTGGGGAAGATCTTGAGCAATATAATCTAGACCTGGAAAATACTTGCCTAGGAGTGGACAAAAATGAAGTTGAGAGGCTACATTCAATAAGGCGTAAGTTACCACAGAAGATAAATGAAGAGTTCGCTAGGAGGAAGTTGGAGATCCCGAGCCTACATAAGATAGGAACAGATACCGCAGTGCCCAGGAGTAATATTGTTCACTTGCTGAAATCTTATAGAAGTCTCCTACTTAGAAGCAATTTGGAACACTTAATCTTCGGCCACATAGGCGAAGGACACGTTCACGTCAATATATTACCCAAAAAGGTAAACGAGTTAAACTTGGCTAGGAGGGTCGCTCTTGAATTAGCAAAAATAGCTGTAATGATGAATGGCTCAGTGTCAGGCGAACACGGTATAGGTAAACTAAAAAGAAATCTCTTAAAGGTAATGTATGATGAATCTCAGATCAGGATAATGCGGGAGATAAAGAAGACGATGGATCCCAACCTTATATTATCTCCCGGAAACATTTTTCCTACCGATGAATCGGACGGATACTATTTTTAG
- a CDS encoding MEDS domain-containing protein, with the protein MMKTEILDFVRNMKATDHVILFYSNPEDKHLVLFTYLKAGLDNGEAAAYIAGEESVAEVRRAMKNFGFEVEELEEKHALKVIDYRDWYIIQGKFETSKTMELWKKLYEEAVSKGFKGLRVTGEMSCFFKHGMVRELVEYEAALHRVLGLPIAAICAYNTDVVAKEGRASSS; encoded by the coding sequence ATGATGAAAACTGAAATATTAGACTTTGTGAGAAATATGAAGGCTACGGATCATGTAATACTATTCTATTCTAATCCAGAGGATAAACACCTCGTTCTTTTCACCTACTTGAAAGCAGGCCTAGACAATGGAGAAGCGGCAGCATATATAGCTGGAGAAGAATCCGTCGCCGAGGTCAGGAGGGCTATGAAGAATTTCGGGTTTGAGGTAGAGGAACTCGAGGAAAAACATGCCTTGAAGGTTATCGATTACCGGGATTGGTACATAATACAAGGCAAATTCGAGACATCAAAGACCATGGAGTTATGGAAGAAGTTATATGAGGAGGCTGTTAGCAAAGGCTTTAAAGGATTAAGGGTTACAGGAGAGATGTCATGCTTCTTCAAACATGGAATGGTCAGGGAACTCGTCGAATATGAAGCAGCCTTACATAGAGTGCTTGGTCTCCCCATCGCAGCCATATGCGCATATAATACTGATGTTGTAGCCAAAGAGGGGAGGGCGAGCTCTTCTTAG
- a CDS encoding TldD/PmbA family protein, which produces MPPSSINLDDAGRLMEILSRKWRIDEGCLAIVESWNRMIRFSNDSITASKFWHQATIALYFLKKGRRATAVLDTPEVDSIEEVADRLTSTMKFMEPSPVTFHLPRGPFQYGVVEDMFDKDVLADEDKLIDWVEAGINSSKEEGAERSSGVLTTSRFRRFVYTTGECEGSEEATRLEFNIRAFSNKEASGEENFSSSCLKGFDPGSIGREAGSTASKSKGGKKIKGGRFHAVLHPNVVANLMGSVGASCSAYSVDIGLSFLSDKMGDPVSPPTFTLADNPRFPGSPGSHLFDDEGYPTREVILIDGGVLRSYLHSSYTAAKLGGALTGSAFIAPPTGTLPIPQSLIINPGDYTLYEMVEEVKEGILVTNNWYTRFQNYLTGDFSTIPRDGAFKIENGETSYSVKGLRISDNMIKILSSIAGISKQRKWVMRWDAETPTLSPYIIVKDLNFTTN; this is translated from the coding sequence ATGCCACCATCGAGTATAAACCTGGACGATGCAGGAAGGTTAATGGAGATCCTATCCCGGAAATGGCGTATAGATGAGGGATGCCTCGCAATAGTAGAGTCCTGGAACAGGATGATCCGGTTCAGCAACGACTCCATTACAGCTTCAAAGTTTTGGCATCAAGCAACCATCGCCCTATACTTCCTGAAGAAAGGCAGGAGGGCCACCGCCGTCTTGGATACACCCGAAGTGGACTCTATCGAAGAAGTCGCGGACAGATTGACTTCCACGATGAAGTTTATGGAACCCTCCCCCGTGACATTCCATCTTCCAAGGGGGCCATTCCAATACGGCGTGGTTGAAGATATGTTCGATAAGGATGTACTGGCGGATGAGGATAAGCTCATAGACTGGGTAGAGGCTGGAATAAACTCGTCAAAGGAGGAAGGAGCTGAGAGATCCTCAGGGGTATTAACCACGAGCAGGTTCAGAAGGTTTGTGTACACCACAGGGGAATGCGAAGGATCGGAGGAAGCTACAAGGCTGGAATTCAATATCAGAGCATTCTCAAATAAGGAGGCCAGCGGCGAGGAAAACTTCTCCTCATCATGCCTGAAGGGGTTCGATCCGGGTTCCATCGGGAGAGAAGCGGGCTCCACCGCCTCCAAATCTAAGGGCGGGAAGAAGATTAAAGGTGGACGTTTCCATGCCGTCCTACATCCAAATGTAGTTGCGAATCTAATGGGAAGCGTAGGAGCATCCTGCTCCGCCTACAGCGTAGACATCGGCCTTTCATTCCTCTCGGATAAGATGGGAGATCCGGTATCCCCTCCAACATTTACTTTGGCGGATAATCCGAGGTTTCCAGGCTCGCCTGGAAGCCACCTATTCGACGATGAAGGATACCCAACGAGGGAGGTCATACTCATAGACGGAGGCGTGCTCAGAAGCTACCTTCACTCATCCTATACAGCGGCTAAGCTTGGAGGCGCCCTCACCGGGAGCGCCTTCATCGCACCCCCTACGGGCACGCTTCCAATACCCCAAAGCCTCATAATCAATCCGGGAGACTACACCTTGTATGAGATGGTTGAAGAAGTTAAGGAAGGTATACTGGTCACAAACAACTGGTACACCCGCTTCCAGAACTATTTAACGGGGGATTTCTCCACGATTCCCAGGGATGGAGCATTCAAGATAGAGAATGGCGAAACTTCATATAGCGTCAAAGGGCTGAGAATAAGCGACAACATGATAAAGATACTATCCTCGATAGCCGGGATCTCCAAGCAGAGAAAATGGGTTATGAGATGGGACGCCGAAACACCCACGCTTTCACCATACATAATAGTTAAAGACTTAAATTTCACAACCAACTAA